A region of Betta splendens chromosome 13, fBetSpl5.4, whole genome shotgun sequence DNA encodes the following proteins:
- the LOC114867987 gene encoding uncharacterized protein LOC114867987 isoform X1, with the protein MKPSTDGADDFSPVSASQTDELAAESVNDKDHNNPFNIDRPDAADKEVKSTLSNNHLSQLGGHNERSTQPTHRTEQAQPLLPVPSDLASFEPDPNDGAESAAFPEPDDLVPEMPQINANYAMTRAYLEAGSVAAEIPGRQNVGDSAVAVPQSGSRSDLKVSNTSTQQPGNQVSDAASELQIITTTDNDFVSLAARIDGPKPRESQELELTSEKATGKSFPVGRAERRVWINRTSGPGHRTSAPPGAPAATHPVTVHRFNGGPQDGKHAEPGKGTPPSAKVSGAAVSPVTRTSDVATVDRFTRENATRTTDKPSAKTLGAFVDVGRLTRETAEKTRQRRSHTEAQRFNTTEATLLDWTPLTETNGETQTRVGAEEGDGAQSAVRSVNATPVQESGRRLLLEPGPEPELPALKHRRRTPPHLYLSGVTEVTEDLCGSGNYTAEMSLNLGRDVEPGDAVPVLGNLRVSINLKTNSSLINLEVTSCCLSPTVQPDLTSSTCCLFSRLAAEPVGITLLPSALSTSASFTISLFQMINYSAVYLHCDLSVCLRNRSDCERECPERRSAFPAEGPDAIVTNLRNRISFGPMLKEVRNATFLEEIGPSELDLALVIVSLVVGSGLVTAALLLVWLAYRRRAIWPLRPAAAPPAACCSCMRPGGERVLP; encoded by the exons ATGAAGCCAAGCACGGACGGCGCTGACGACTTCAGCCCCGTGTCAGCGAGCCAGACTGACGAACTAGCAGCAGAAAGCGTTAATGACAAAGACCACAATAACCCATTTAACATAGATCGGCCCGACGCTGCGGACAAAGAGGTGAAATCAACCCTGAGCAATAACCATCTATCCCAGTTAGGAGGCCATAATGAAAGAAGCACTCAGCCCACCCACAGGACTGAACAGGCTCAGCCGCTCCTGCCTGTTCCCAGCGACTTGGCCTCGTTTGAGCCCGATCCAAATGATGGCGCTGAGAGCGCAGCATTTCCTGAGCCAGATGACTTGGTGCCTGAAATGCCCCAAATAAATGCTAATTACGCGATGACCCGTGCTTATTTGGAGGCAGGGAGCGTTGCAGCGGAAATACCTGGAAGGCAAAACGTTGGCGACAGCGCTGTTGCTGTTCCACAGAGTGGTTCCAGAAGTGATCTAAAGGTTTCCAATACGTCCACACAGCAGCCTGGCAACCAGGTATCGGACGCTGCATCTGAACTTCAGATAATCACTACCACGGACAATGACTTTGTGTCTCTGGCCGCTCGGATAGATGGTCCCAAACCCAGAGAATCTCAGGAATTAGAGCTGACGAGTGAGAAAGCTACTGGGAAGTCTTTCCCGGTTGGACGTGCTGAGCGTAGGGTATGGATCAATAGAACATCTGGGCCTGGGCACAGAACATCTGCCCCACCCGGCGCCCCGGCAGCGACACATCCTGTTACTGTGCATCGGTTCAACGGTGGGCCACAGGACGGGAAACATGCAGAACCTGGAAAGGGGACACCACCATCTGCCAAAGTCAGCGGTGCCGCGGTTTCACCGGTCACCAGGACATCTGATGTCGCCACTGTTGATAGGTTTACGAGAGAAAATGCCACGAGGACGACAGATAAACCTTCAGCAAAAACACTGGGGGCCTTTGTTGATGTGGGCCGTTTGACACGCGAGACCGCAGAGAAAACTAGACAAAGACGCTCTCACACAGAAGCTCAAAGGTTTAATACAACGGAGGCGACACTGCTCGACTGGACTCCGCTCACCGAGACCAACGgggaaacacaaacaagggTGGGGGCGGAAGAGGGTGACGGCGCCCAAAGCGCcgtgaggtcagtgaacgcgACACCAGTTCAAGAGTCTGGGCGCAGGCTGTTACTGGAGCCAGGACCTGAGCCGGAGCTGCCAGCACTGAAGCACAGGAGACGGACCCCACCTCATCTGTATCTCTCTGG TGTGACAGAGGTTACAGAGGACCTGTGTGGCAGTGGAAACTACACAGCGGAGATGAGTCTGAACCTGGGCAGAGACGTGGAACCCGGCGACGCTGTGCCGGTTCTGGGGAACCTCCGAGTCAGCATCAACCTGAAGACCAACAGCAGCCTGATCAACCTGGAGGtcacctcctgctgcctgtcccCGACCGTGCAGCCTGACCtcaccagctccacctgctgcctctTCTCCAG GTTAGCAGCCGAGCCAGTGGGGATCACGCTGCTGCCCAGCGCCTTGTCAACCAGTGCCAGCTTCACCATCAGTCTCTTCCAAATGATTAATTACTCGGCGGTGTACTTACACTGCGATCTGAGCGTCTGCCTGAGGAACCGCTCCGACTGCGAAAGG GAGTGCCCCGAGCGGCGCAGTGCGTTTCCCGCGGAGGGTCCAGATGCTATTGTTACCAATCTCAGAAATCGCATATCCTTCGGTCCCATGTTGAAAGAAGTGAGGAATGCCACCTTCCTGGAGGAGATAG GGCCGTCCGAGCTGGACCTGGCTCTGGTCATCGTCAGCCTGGTGGTGGGCTCCGGCCTCGTCAccgccgcgctgctgctggtcTGGCTGGCCTACCGGCGCCGGGCCATCTGGCCCCTCCGCCCCGCGGCTGCACCGCcggccgcctgctgcagctgcatgcGCCCGGGGGGCGAGCGCGTCCTGCCGTGA
- the LOC114867987 gene encoding uncharacterized protein LOC114867987 isoform X2 has protein sequence MKPSTDGADDFSPVSASQTDELAAESVNDKDHNNPFNIDRPDAADKEVKSTLSNNHLSQLGGHNERSTQPTHRTEQAQPLLPVPSDLASFEPDPNDGAESAAFPEPDDLVPEMPQINANYAMTRAYLEAGSVAAEIPGRQNVGDSAVAVPQSGSRSDLKVSNTSTQQPGNQVSDAASELQIITTTDNDFVSLAARIDGPKPRESQELELTSEKATGKSFPVGRAERRVWINRTSGPGHRTSAPPGAPAATHPVTVHRFNGGPQDGKHAEPGKGTPPSAKVSGAAVSPVTRTSDVATVDRFTRENATRTTDKPSAKTLGAFVDVGRLTRETAEKTRQRRSHTEAQRFNTTEATLLDWTPLTETNGETQTRVGAEEGDGAQSAVRSVNATPVQESGRRLLLEPGPEPELPALKHRRRTPPHLYLSGVTEVTEDLCGSGNYTAEMSLNLGRDVEPGDAVPVLGNLRVSINLKTNSSLINLEVTSCCLSPTVQPDLTSSTCCLFSRLAAEPVGITLLPSALSTSASFTISLFQMINYSAVYLHCDLSVCLRNRSDCERECPERRSAFPAEGPDAIVTNLRNRISFGPMLKEVRNATFLEEIVCTDPTCDQYDASSCGCCSVSPLG, from the exons ATGAAGCCAAGCACGGACGGCGCTGACGACTTCAGCCCCGTGTCAGCGAGCCAGACTGACGAACTAGCAGCAGAAAGCGTTAATGACAAAGACCACAATAACCCATTTAACATAGATCGGCCCGACGCTGCGGACAAAGAGGTGAAATCAACCCTGAGCAATAACCATCTATCCCAGTTAGGAGGCCATAATGAAAGAAGCACTCAGCCCACCCACAGGACTGAACAGGCTCAGCCGCTCCTGCCTGTTCCCAGCGACTTGGCCTCGTTTGAGCCCGATCCAAATGATGGCGCTGAGAGCGCAGCATTTCCTGAGCCAGATGACTTGGTGCCTGAAATGCCCCAAATAAATGCTAATTACGCGATGACCCGTGCTTATTTGGAGGCAGGGAGCGTTGCAGCGGAAATACCTGGAAGGCAAAACGTTGGCGACAGCGCTGTTGCTGTTCCACAGAGTGGTTCCAGAAGTGATCTAAAGGTTTCCAATACGTCCACACAGCAGCCTGGCAACCAGGTATCGGACGCTGCATCTGAACTTCAGATAATCACTACCACGGACAATGACTTTGTGTCTCTGGCCGCTCGGATAGATGGTCCCAAACCCAGAGAATCTCAGGAATTAGAGCTGACGAGTGAGAAAGCTACTGGGAAGTCTTTCCCGGTTGGACGTGCTGAGCGTAGGGTATGGATCAATAGAACATCTGGGCCTGGGCACAGAACATCTGCCCCACCCGGCGCCCCGGCAGCGACACATCCTGTTACTGTGCATCGGTTCAACGGTGGGCCACAGGACGGGAAACATGCAGAACCTGGAAAGGGGACACCACCATCTGCCAAAGTCAGCGGTGCCGCGGTTTCACCGGTCACCAGGACATCTGATGTCGCCACTGTTGATAGGTTTACGAGAGAAAATGCCACGAGGACGACAGATAAACCTTCAGCAAAAACACTGGGGGCCTTTGTTGATGTGGGCCGTTTGACACGCGAGACCGCAGAGAAAACTAGACAAAGACGCTCTCACACAGAAGCTCAAAGGTTTAATACAACGGAGGCGACACTGCTCGACTGGACTCCGCTCACCGAGACCAACGgggaaacacaaacaagggTGGGGGCGGAAGAGGGTGACGGCGCCCAAAGCGCcgtgaggtcagtgaacgcgACACCAGTTCAAGAGTCTGGGCGCAGGCTGTTACTGGAGCCAGGACCTGAGCCGGAGCTGCCAGCACTGAAGCACAGGAGACGGACCCCACCTCATCTGTATCTCTCTGG TGTGACAGAGGTTACAGAGGACCTGTGTGGCAGTGGAAACTACACAGCGGAGATGAGTCTGAACCTGGGCAGAGACGTGGAACCCGGCGACGCTGTGCCGGTTCTGGGGAACCTCCGAGTCAGCATCAACCTGAAGACCAACAGCAGCCTGATCAACCTGGAGGtcacctcctgctgcctgtcccCGACCGTGCAGCCTGACCtcaccagctccacctgctgcctctTCTCCAG GTTAGCAGCCGAGCCAGTGGGGATCACGCTGCTGCCCAGCGCCTTGTCAACCAGTGCCAGCTTCACCATCAGTCTCTTCCAAATGATTAATTACTCGGCGGTGTACTTACACTGCGATCTGAGCGTCTGCCTGAGGAACCGCTCCGACTGCGAAAGG GAGTGCCCCGAGCGGCGCAGTGCGTTTCCCGCGGAGGGTCCAGATGCTATTGTTACCAATCTCAGAAATCGCATATCCTTCGGTCCCATGTTGAAAGAAGTGAGGAATGCCACCTTCCTGGAGGAGATAG tgtgtacagacCCAACGTGCGATCAATACGACGCTTcctcctgtggctgctgctcagttTCACCTCTCGGATGA
- the ankk1 gene encoding LOW QUALITY PROTEIN: ankyrin repeat and protein kinase domain-containing protein 1 (The sequence of the model RefSeq protein was modified relative to this genomic sequence to represent the inferred CDS: inserted 2 bases in 1 codon), producing MDGCQRPLEQVGSFRKDHFEADWIKVAEGRFSQVYQVKSKRWREKCALKCLDPSGSADSFRRVAAAVAGAAAARSGHVAAVYGLCEEARALVLEYMSGGSLSGLLASHSLTWPKKLQMIHEASVGISYLHGMTPPLLHLNLKTSNLLLDEHLHVKISDFCMIHWEEGMSVRSLVEGLTARGNASYIPPEAFTPCPEPPGAAFDVYSFAIVMWEIMSQQKPHAGCSVPAVLLQASSGKRPSVGMIPEPRPSECDPSIRLMQRCWDQDPRKRPLFPDIVGKTEALSEVLKIPGPIQCHRNVSGEQNPSSSRPDSPGHNIALPEKPDLPSDDQHGQNGLLALLSTKDFSSFRRSVKGEHVLAQFSEEKSLLHYTVASGDAGSVEHVLSLGAHVNCSTARGYTPLIVAVLKRLHEIAALXHAAPTPTGGDEDQWTALHFAAQGGDDRSVRLLLDRGAAAEARERSGWTALHLACQNGHEAAVRLLLSRLPPDAAGAREREHGRTPLHLACAYGHLGIAKLLLSKGADPGAADSSLATALHLSAEEGHNRLVRLLVKTGVNVGGADSGGFTPLHRAALRGHAGICRQLLANGADPNARTLQDWTPVHLAAARGHGAALVQLADQGGCVNAAGRDGWTPLHLACRQREPEAAAALLAAGAEADGRERAGRTPLHVACAAGAVPGVLRLIAHGADVNAAGAGGATPLHEAARHGCEPAAKALLLNGADATLLDSSGASALSVASRCEKWEIVQLLEKDQQTHQ from the exons ATGGACGGCTGCCAGCGCCCCCTGGAGCAGGTCGGCAGCTTCAGGAAGGACCACTTCGAGGCGGACTGGATTAAGGTGGCGGAGGGCAGGTTCAGCCAAGTCTATCAGGTCAAGTCCAAGCGGTGGCGGGAGAAATGCGCGCTCAAGTGCTTGGACCCGTCGGGTTCCGCCGACTCGTTCAG GCGGGTCGCGGCGGCCgtggccggcgccgccgccgcgcgctccGGGCACGTGGCGGCCGTCTACGGGCTGTGCGAGGAGGCGCGCGCCCTGGTGCTGGAGTACATGAGCGGCGGGTCGCTGAGCGGCCTGCTGGCCAGCCACAGCCTGACGTGGCCcaagaagctgcagatgatCCACGAGGCCTCCGTGGGCATCAGCTACCTGCACGGCATGACCCCCCCGCTGCTGCACCTCAACCTCAAGACGTCCAACCTCCTGCTGGACGAGCACCTGCACGTCAAG ATCTCCGATTTCTGCATGATCCACTGGGAGGAGGGAATGAGCGTGAGGTCGCTGGTGGAGGGGCTGACGGCGAGGGGAAACGCGAGTTACATCCCTCCGGAGGCTTTCACGCCGTGCCCCGAACCTCCAGGAGCCGCCTTTGATGTTTACAG CTTTGCAATTGTGATGTGGGAGATAATGTCACAGCAGAAACCACATGCAG GGTGCAGCGTGCCCGCGGTGCTCCTGCAGGCGTCCAGCGGCAAGAGGCCGTCCGTGGGCATGATCCCGGAGCCCCGGCCCAGCGAGTGCGATCCGAGCATCAGGCTGATGCAGCGGTGCTGGGACCAGGACCCCAGGAAGAGGCCCCTGTTCCCAG ACATCGTGGGGAAAACAGAAGCTCTGAGCGAAGTCCTCAAGATCCCGGGGCCGATCCAGTGCCACAGGAACGTCAGCGGGGAGCAGAACCCATCGAGTTCTCGGCCGGATTCGCCCGGACACAAT ATTGCTTTGCCTGAGAAGCCTGACCTTCCCTCAG ATGACCAACACGGGCAAAACGGGCTCCTGGCGCTGCTGTCCACAAAggacttcagcagcttcaggcgCTCGGTGAAGGGAGAGCACGTCCTCGCCCAGTTCTCGGAGGAGAAGAGCCTCCTCCACTACACGGTGGCCAGCGGGGACGCGGGCAGCGTGGAGCACGTCCTGAGCCTGGGCGCCCACGTCAACTGCAGCACGGCCAGGGGCTACACCCCGCTCATCGTCGCGGTTCTGAAGAG GCTGCACGAGATCGCCGCGCT GCACGCGGCGCCGACCCCGACCGGGGGCGACGAGGACCAGTGGACGGCGCTGCACTTCGCCGCGCAGGGCGGCGACGACCGGAGCGTGCGCCTGCTGCTGGaccgcggcgcggcggcggaggcCCGCGAGCGGTCCGGGTGGACGGCGCTGCACCTCGCCTGCCAGAACGGACACGAGGCGGCCGTGCGCCTGCTGCTCTCGCGGCTGCCGCCGGACGCGGCGGGGGCGCGGGAGCGCGAGCACGGCCGCACGCCGCTGCACCTGGCGTGCGCCTACGGGCACCTGGGCATCGCCAAGCTGCTGCTCTCCAAGGGGGCGGACCCCGGCGCCGCCGACTCCTCCCTCGCCACCGCGCTCCACCTATCGGCCGAGGAGGGTCACAACAGGCTGGTGCGACTCCTGGTGAAGACCGGGGTGAACGTCGGCGGCGCGGACAGCGGAGGCTTCACCCCGCTGCACCGGGCGGCCCTGAGGGGCCACGCGGGCAtctgcaggcagctgctggCGAACGGCGCCGACCCGAACGCCAGGACGCTGCAGGACTGGACCCCCGTGCACCTGGCGGCCGCCAGGGGCCACGGCGCCGCGCTGGTGCAGCTGGCCGACCAGGGCGGCTGCGTGAACGCCGCGGGCCGGGACGGCTGGACGCCGCTGCACCTCGCCTGCCGCCAGCGCGAGCCCGAGGCGGCGGCCGCGCTGCTGGCGGCGGGGGCCGAGGCCGACGGCAGGGAGCGCGCGGGCCGCACGCCGCTGCACGTGGCGtgcgccgccggcgccgtccccGGCGTCCTCCGCCTGATCGCGCATGGCGCCGACGTGAACGCGGCGGGCGCCGGCGGGGCGACGCCGCTGCACGAGGCCGCCCGGCACGGCTGCGAGCCGGCGGCGAaggcgctgctgctgaacgGGGCGGACGCGACGCTGCTGGACTCCTCCGGAGCGTCGGCTCTGAGCGTGGCCTCCCGGTGTGAGAAGTGGGAAAtagtgcagctgctggagaaggaccAACAGACGCATCAGTAA